The proteins below come from a single Aegilops tauschii subsp. strangulata cultivar AL8/78 chromosome 6, Aet v6.0, whole genome shotgun sequence genomic window:
- the LOC109750562 gene encoding pectinesterase inhibitor 8: protein MKPSTARLLAAAALAAVLALASGVADATVVTTCKAAAGSDGRVDYDFCVAELGKHHDSPSADTWGLAKVAALTGVVDADNAVYDIKELLAKDGADARTQAALARCQELYDSMGFAFAEAQDDINNRDYAAGKEKAGEAASLAHQCDDAFAQAGVPSPVTRHSSYSVQIAVVCTAITNLIQ from the coding sequence ATGAAGCCATCTACGGCTCGTCTTCTCGCGGCCGCAGCGCTCGCCGCCGTCCTCGCGCTGGCGAGCGGGGTCGCCGACGCAACGGTGGTGACGACGTGCAAGGCGGCGGCCGGCAGCGACGGGCGCGTGGACTACGACTTCTGCGTGGCGGAGCTGGGCAAGCACCACGACAGCCCCAGCGCGGACACCTGGGGCCTGGCCAAGGTGGCAGCCCTCACGGGCGTCGTCGACGCCGACAACGCGGTCTACGACATCAAGGAGCTGCTGGCCAAGGACGGCGCGGACGCCAGGACGCAGGCGGCGCTGGCGCGGTGCCAGGAGCTGTACGACAGCATGGGGTTCGCCTTCGCCGAAGCGCAGGACGACATCAACAACCGCGACTACGCCGCCGGGAAGGAGAAGGCCGGGGAAGCCGCGTCTCTGGCGCACCAGTGCGACGACGCCTTTGCCCAGGCCGGTGTCCCGTCGCCGGTCACGCGGCACAGCTCCTACTCGGTGCAGATAGCGGTTGTCTGTACGGCTATTACCAACCTCATCCAGTGA